From the genome of Vulpes lagopus strain Blue_001 chromosome 2, ASM1834538v1, whole genome shotgun sequence, one region includes:
- the ZNF792 gene encoding zinc finger protein 792 gives MTAGSRAPLGAGTSCVPGQPVPAGPGVRARVPRGLSGARARGRGAGTLLRPASPARAPARARGPPRPGREKPGSPGAESRADPLRARAPMAAAAALGDPAQGCVTFEDVTIYFSQEEWGLLDEAQRLLYCDVMLENFALIASLGLTSFRSYIVAQLQMGAEPWVPDRVDMTSAMARGAYSGPISGFCCATEAEHSVSVAGVSQDRKLKAALSKQKDYSCDMCGLHLRDILHLAEHQATHPSQKPYMCEAPGRESKSRANLYKHQMQQSIDKPVRRDEDRASFVKSCRDDTSKEPFTVRVGGKDFVGGTATSDLPQHQVAHRVEEPPQSTGVGDCHTVQSHSKCGEFGNAFSDKPTPIQHQRTHTGERPYECNKCGIFFSHASGLFQHQRDHNRGKPYECCECGKFFSQHSSLVKHQRVHTGESPHVCSECGKFFSRSSNLIQHKRVHTGEKPYECGECGKFFSQRSNLIHHKRVHTGKSAHECSECGKSFNCNSSLIKHLRVHTGERPYKCNECGKFFSHIASLIQHQIVHTGERPYRCSECGKAFSRSSDLMKHQRVHTGERPYECIECGKLFSQSSSLNSHRRLHTGERPYQCPECGKFFNQSSSLNNHRRLHTGERPYECLECGKTFRQRSNLRQHQKVHKSDKPYKCSECGKAFSQRPTLVRHQKIHTRERSAENVQPPPAQRCAVEMSSENSLYKGAISQRLNPVHPNVHTGQIPYEC, from the exons ATGACAGCCGGGAGCCGGGCGCCGCTCGGGGCGGGAACTTCCTGCGTCCCAGGCCAGCCAGTCCCCGCCGGGCCGGGGGTGCGCGCCCGCGTCCCCCGGGGCCTTTCCGGAGCCAGGGCCCGAGGCCGGGGAGCCGGGACCCTGCTCCGCCCCGCGTCCCCCGCGCGTGCACCAGCCCGTGCCCGAGGCCCGCCGCGCCCGGGGCGGGAGAAGCCGGGGAGCCCGGGGGCCGAGTCCCGGGCGGACCCGCTGCGAGCCCGGGCAccgatggcggcggcggcggcgctcggGGACCCGGCGCAG GGCTGTGTGACCTTTGAGGACGTGACCATTTACTTCTCTCAGGAGGAGTGGGGGCTCCTTGATGAGGCTCAGAGACTCCTGTACTGCGACGTGATGCTGGAGAACTTTGCACTTATAGCCTCGCTGG GACTTACATCTTTCAGGTCTTACATAGTTGCCCAGCTGCAGATGGGGGCAGAGCCATGGGTACCTGACAGGGTGGACATGACTTCAGCCATGGCAAGAGGGGCATACAGCGGACCCATCTCTG GTTTTTGCTGTGCAACAGAGGCTGAGCATAGTGTGTCTGTAGCAGGAGTGTCCCAGGACAGGAAGCTCAAGGCAGCTCTGTCCAAGCAGAAGGACTACTCCTGTGACATGTGTGGCCTACACTTGAGAGACATTTTGCACCTGGCTGAACACCAGGCAACACATCCCAGCCAGAAACCATACATGTGTGAGGCACCTGGGAGAGAGTCCAAGTCCAGAGCAAACCTTTACAAGCATCAGATGCAGCAGAGTATAGACAAGCCTGTCAGAAGGGATGAGGACAGGGCCTCATTTGTGAAGAGCTGCAGAGATGACACATCAAAAGAACCTTTTACAGtcagggtgggtgggaaggacTTTGTGGGTGGGACAGCTACATCTGACCTTCCACAGCATCAGGTCGCTCACAGAGTGGAGGAGCCACCCCAGAGCACTGGTGTGGGGGACTGTCACACTGTGCAAAGCCACAGCAAGTGCGGTGAATTTGGGAATGCTTTCAGCGACAAACCCACACCTATTCAGCACCAGAGAACccacactggagaaaggccttatgaaTGCAACAAATGTGGGATATTCTTTAGCCACGCCTCTGGCCTCTTTCAGCACCAGAGAGATCACAACAGAGGAAAGCCCTATGAGTGCTGCGAGTGTGGGAAGTTCTTTAGCCAACACTCCAGTCTTGTTAAACATCAGAGAGTTCACACTGGGGAAAGCCCTCATgtgtgcagtgaatgtgggaaattcTTTAGCCGAAGCTCCAACCTCATTCAGCATAAGAGGGTGcacactggagagaagccttATGAGTGCGGCGAATGCGGGAAATTCTTCAGCCAGCGTTCCAACCTCATTCATCATAAGAGGGTTCACACTGGCAAAAGCGCTCATGAGTGTAGTGAGTGTGGGAAGTCTTTCAACTGCAACTCCAGCCTCATTAAACACTTGAGGgttcacactggagaaagacCTTATAAgtgcaatgaatgtgggaaatTCTTCAGCCACATCGCCAGTCTCATCCAACACCAGATAGTCCACACTGGCGAGCGGCCTTACaggtgcagtgaatgtgggaaagccttcagccGAAGCTCTGACCTCATGAAGCATCAGAGAGTCCACACTGGGGAACGGCCTTATGAGTGCATCGAATGTGGGAAATTGTTTAGCCAGAGCTCCAGCCTAAATAGCCATCGGAGACTTCACACTGGCGAGAGGCCTTATCAGTGCCCTGAATGTGGGAAATTCTTTAACCAAAGCTCCAGCCTCAATAACCATCGGAGGCTTCACACTGGCGAGCGACCTTATGAGTGCCTGGAATGTGGGAAAACCTTCAGGCAAAGATCTAATCTGAGGCAGCACCAGAAGGTTCACAAATCAGACAAGCCGTATaagtgcagtgaatgtggaaaagcctttagcCAGAGGCCTACCCTCGTCCGGCACCAGAAAATTCACACCAGAGAAAGGAGTGCAGAAAATGTGCAGCCTCCTCCAGCACAGCGATGTGCAGTAGAGATGAGCTCTGAGAACAGTCTTTATAAGGGGGCCATCAGCCAGAGGTTGAACCCTGTTCATCCCAATGTCCACACTGGGCAGATTCCCTATGAATGCTAA